A window of Haloarcula marismortui ATCC 43049 genomic DNA:
TTTTACTGAGATATAGGTTCTATGTGCACACACATAGTATATACAAGTTTGTTATGACACAGTATCGGCGTGGAAATTCAGTATCCATCCCTGCTTTAGCTCTCACACTGGTACGGATTGCAGTCCGGTCTGAGCCACAGCGGAGCACAGCGACACAGCCGGTCAGAGAAACGGATGTACAGTTGTTAGAAATTGTTTCAGCGGCATGACGGGGCCGCCGATACCGATGGGTCACTCCCGGGTAAACGACGCTGTCCCGTCGCTAAACGCAAGCGACTCGAGATCGGTGACTTCGGCGGCGGCTGGCAGCTCATCGACAAGCGGCTCGGAGACGTGGAGCGTCGAGAGGTCCTGTGTGGTCTGTATCCAGACGATGCGGACAGTGTCAGGATCGTAGCCGCCGAGCGCGGACAGCGCCGTCCGGATAGCAAACTCGTCGTCCGGCGCAACGAGGGGGAGCTTCGCCTTCGCCGTCGACCCGCTGGTGAGTGCATTCGCGTACGTCTTCTGCAGGTCCAGCTGGTCGAGGGCAGCCTGTCGGGTGATGTCGGCCAGCCCGATGCCGTTGCCGTTGCCCTTCGTCGCCTCGGTGAGCCCGCGGGCGTACAGCAGCTTGATCGACGGCTCGTCGGGGTCCGGCGCGTTGAGGACGCGGTAGCGGCCGATGACGTTCGTGTCCATTCCCGCGCCGGAGACGTCCTTGCCGAGCTCGTCGACGACGAGCAGGTCGATGTCGTCGACCGGGAGCGTCGCCATCTCGTCGTAGGCCTGTTCCAGCAGCGCTGGCTCACGGTCGGTGAACGAGCCCGCTGGAATCGCCTCGACGTGGGCCGTCTCCTCGTGGAAGTTCTCGACCAGCGCCACGCCGCCGACCAGCGGCAGTGCCGACCCAACAACCGGGAGTGCAGCTTCCAGCGTCTCCACGTACCCCTCCTTGATGGCTGTCGAGTGGAACGCCTTCGCGCCGTGTTGCTTGCCCAGCCCGACGACGGTCATCTTCATCAGACCACTCTCGATGCGGCCGCTGTAGTTGGTATGGGGTTTCACCCGGTTCACGACGACCACGGCATCCGCTTCCTGTGCCGCCGTCGAGACGTGGACCGGAAACTCGGTGTCACCGACAGTAACGGTGTCGACCTGTGCAGTGTCCATCCGGGCGTCGATGGGGGCATCAAGGCGCGACTCCGTGATACCCAGGCTCTCCAGCACTTCGCGCTGGCCCTCGGGCGTTGCCCCGCCGTGGCTCCCCATCGCCGGGACGACGACCGGCTCGAAGCCCCGATCACGGATATCCGCAACGACAGTCTCGACGATGTCGTCGATACGGTGGATGCCGCGGCTGCCGACGGCGACGGCGACAGTCGCACCGGGTTCCAGCCCGTCGAAGTCGAGCCGGTCGAGTTCGGTCCGCGCCGCGGCAGACGGGTCGTCAACGGCGGCTGTCTCTGGCTCGTACTGGACACGAGCGAAGTCCGGAAGCGGTTGTGGGTCAATGAGGGCGTCCACGTCGCCTCGGTCGGGGAAGTTCATATCGGAGGATCAGTGCCGAGCCATACAAAAACCGGGGTCGCCCAGCTCTATGGTGACCGGGGATACGGACATCGACCCGAACGATCAGGAATGCCTACGACGGCAACCCCCAGACCGGCGCAGTCAGTCCTGCAACAACAGCCGGACGGCGTCGGAAAGCTGGCCGACGCGAGCGGCGTGTTCGAAGGACTCGTCGCGGATACCGTTCGTGACGAGCGCGAACCCGACGTTCAGTTCAGGGTCGCCCCATCCAAAGGAACTCCCGAGGCCGGCGTGGCCGAACATCCGCTCTTTGCTAGCGGCCCCGAACATGTCGGCGGCGAGCCCGCCGGTCCAGACGCCAAGGCCGTAGCGGGCCGGGCGCGACAGCGTGCCGTCGGACTCGGTTTCGGCGTGAGTCGTGGTCGCCTCATCAACGGTCGCTTCGGTCAGCAGTTGCGTCCCGTCCAGTGACCCGCCGTTGGCGAGACAGGCGTAGAACCGGGCCATGTCCCGTGCCGTACCGATGCCGTTAGCCGCGGGGATCACTGCCCGATGAGTCGCTTCCTGATTGAACGCTCCGGCGTATGCGGCAGGGTCCTCGAGCCCTTCTTCGACGTCGTGACACCGCTCGAACGCTTCGTAGCCGGCCAGAGTCGCCACGTCGTCGGACTCGTCATCCCGCAGACCGATACCGGTGTGGTCCATCCCCAGCGGCTCGAACACGTGCTCCGCGACGTACTCCTCGACCGGCTGGCCGCTACAGCGGCGGATGAGTTCGCCGACCAGCCAGCCGTAGTTGATGACGTGATACGCTGGCGTCGTTCCGGGCTCGAACACAGGTTCGATGTCCTCCATCGCCGCGACGACAGCGTCCCAGTCGCCCCAGCTTTCGTACTGTTCGTCGAACTCACCGAAGGGGAGGCCGGCGGTGTGGCTGAGTACCTGCCGGACTGTAATGGATGCTTTCTGCGTGCCGTCGTCGGCAAACTCCGGCCAGTGCTCGACGACCCGGTCGTCGTAGTCGAGTTCGCCCTGCTCGACGAGCTGGTGCAGGCCGACGCCGGCGAACGGCTTCGTACAGGAGAACAGTACGTGACGCGTCTCGGGCGTCGTTTCGTCGCCGTCGGGGCCCGTAGAACCGCCGGCGAAGTCGACGACGAGGTCGCCGTCGATGTACACCGCCAGCTGTGCGCCGTGGTGCAGTCCGACCTCGAGTTGTCGGTCGAACTGAGCCCGGAGCTGTTCGATGGCGTCTTCGCTGAGTTGTGGCATACCTTGTCTTGGCTCCGGCGAGATAATAGAAGTTAGGTTCTGTTCGGTCGCGGAATCGAGCAGCGGACGGCTACTGATTGCGTTCGAGCTGTCAGACCATCATGGTCGATTATGCGAAACGTTGATGTCACTAAGCGGTCACAACTCCGTATGCTCGAAAACAAGAACGGAACGTCCGAGGTATCGACGACCCGGACGTCGTTCGAGATTCTAGCGCTGATTCGGGACGCGGGAGGCGCGACAATCGCGGACATCCGGGCGGAGACAGGTCTAGCAAAGAGTACGGTGTATCGGCACCTCAAGACGCTGCACGACATGGACTATCTCGTCGAGGAGGACGGGGAGTACCGGCTCTCACTGCGGTTTCTGCAACTCAGCGAACCGCCGCGGATACGGCGGCCGGGCTATCTCGTCGCCAAGCAGAAAGTCATCGAGTTGGCGATAGAGACCGACGAGCGAGCCCTGTTTCTGGTCGAGGAGGGGTTCGAGGGCGTGTACCTGCACCGGGCCGGCGGCCGGAATCCGCTCCAGAGCGACACGATGATCGGCAAACGCCGGCCACTGCACGCGCTCGCCGCAGGGAAAGCCATTCTCGCGGAGTGGGCTGACGAACGCATCGAGGAGTTCGTCGAAACCACGCCCCTTGACGGACTGACGGCGAACACGATCACCGACCGGGACGCGCTGTTCGAGGAACTCGAACAGGTCCGCGAGCAGGGCTATGCGACCAATATGTCCGAACACATGGATGGCCTGCGTGCGGCAGGTGTCCCGGTGTACAACCACGAGGACGACCTCATCGGCGCGCTGAGCGTCTTCGGCCCGAGCGGCCGAGTGAGCCAGACGGATATCGAATCAACGTATCCCGACTTGCTGGCACGGAAGGCCAGCGAGCTGAAGATCGACCTCACGTACGATTGAGAAGTGCTGGTTCACGCCGGCCCGGTCGTTCCGCATACCGGAATATGTCGGACAGTCCCTACTCGAAGGCCGGGATGCCGGTCAGATCGTGCCCGATAATGAGCGAGTGAATGTCGTGCGTCCCCTCGTAGGTGTAGACGGTTTCGAGGTTCGTCAGGTGCCGCATCGGGGAGTAATCAGCCGTGATGCCGTTGCCGCCAAGCATCTCGCGGGCCACCCGTGACTGCTCGCGGGCCATCCGCGCGTTGTTGCGTTTTGCCATCGACACCTGTTCCGGGCGGAGGTCACCGCGTTCCTTCAGGTCGGCAAGCCGGTGGGCGAGCAACTGGCCCAGCGATATCTGGGTCGCCATCTCCGCGAGCTTCTCCTGCTGGAGCTGATAGCCGGCGATCGGTTTGCCGAACTGCTCGCGGTCGGTGGCGTACTCGTGGGCGGTCTCGAAACAGTCCATCGCGGCCCCGACCGTCCCCCAGGCGATGCCGTAGCGGGCCTGCGTGAGACAGGACAGCGGCCCCTTCATTCCCTCGACGCCCGGCAGAACGTTCTCCTCGGGGACGTGGGCGTTCTGCAGGCTGATTTCGCCGGTAATCGATGCTCGTAGCGAGAGCTTTTCGTCAATCTTGTTCGTCGTCACGCCGTCGCGGTCCGTTTCGACGAGGAAGCCTCGCACGGGGTCGCCGTCGGCGGACGTGACCTTGGCCCAGACCACTGCGAGGTCGCTGATAGGCGCGTTCGTGATCCATGTCTTCGAGCCGTTCAGGACGTAGCCGTCAGCGTCGCGCTCGGCCGTCGTCTCCATCGCCGACGGGTTCGATCCGTGTTCGGGCTCGGTCAAACCAAAACAGCCCACCCGCTCGCCGCTGCCGAGCGCCGGCAGCCATTCCTCCTTCTGGGCGTCGCTACCGTAGGCGTGAATCGGGTACATGACGAGCGCACCCTGTACGCTGGCCATCGAGCGCAGGCCGCTGTCGCCAGCCTCCAGTTCCTGCAGCAGAAGGCCGTACGCCGTCTCACTGAGCCCCGGGAGGCCGTACCCATCGAGGTTCGGGGCGTAGAACCCGAGTTCGCCCATCTCGGTGATGAGGTCCGTCGGGAACGTGCCGTCGATCCAGTGCTGCCCGACATCCGGCTTGACTTCGTTCTCGACGAAGTCCCGGGCTGTGTCACGGACCATCCGCTCTTCCTCGCCGAGGTCGCCTTCGAGACCGAGGTAATCGATCATATAGGACCTGTGGCCGGGGTTCAATTAAGCGTTTGCCTGCTGCCAAAGTGCTAAAAGTCCGTGGCGCTGTCGATACTATGGAATGTCACAACCAGATAGCCAGACGGCGTGGGACCGACTGTACATCGACGGTGAATGGAGAGACGCTGGCACATCTGAGACGATTCCGGTGACGAACCCCGCGACAGGCGATGAAATCGCGGCGGTACCCGCTGGAACGGAAGGCGATGTCAACGATGCCTATCAGGCCGCCGAGGCGGCCCAGTCCGACTGGGCGGCGCTGTCGCGCGAGGAACGCAACGAGTACGTTCAGGCGATGATCGGGGTGATGCAGGAACGACTCGACGAGATCGTCGAACTGCTCGCGACGGAGTCGGGCAGTGTTCAGGCCAAAGCGACTGCCGAGGCCAACTTCGCCATGGCGGACTTCCAGAGCGCTCTGGAGATGGTCCCGCCGGAAGAGGAGGTCCGCGATTCGATGTATCACGAGGACAAGGACCATCACATCGTCCGCGAGCCCGCTGGCGTCGTCGGGATTATTTCCCCGTGGAACTTCCCGCTGCACCTCACGACACGGGCGCTCGGCCCCGCGCTCGCGCTGGGGAACACTGTCGTCATCAAGCCCGCGACGGACACGCCGATTACCGGCGGGCTCCTGCTGGCCGACATTGCCGAGGAAGCCGGTCTCCCGGACGGCGTCGTCAACGTCGTCACGGGCCACGGCTCCGACATCGGCGACCGGATGGCCGGCCATCCGACCGCCCGCGTGATGTCATTCACTGGGTCGACGGCAGTCGGCAGGTCTGTGGCCAGTCAGGCCGGGGACGCGCTCGCGCTCCCGGCGCTTGAACTCGGTGGGAACGGACCGTTCGTCGTCACCGAGGACGCCGATATCGAGGCAGCCGCAAAGGCCGGCTCCGTCGGTGCCTTCGGCCATCAGGGACAGGTGTGTATCTCGATTAATCGCCACCTCGTCCACGAGGACGTCTACGACGAGTACGTCGAGAAGCTCGTCGAGCACGCGGAGTCGCTGACTATCGGAAATCCGCTTGACGAAGACGTGGAGTTCGGTCCGATAATCAACGAGAGTCAGGTCGAGCAGCTCACCTCGTTCATCGAGCAGACCGTCGACGCCGGCGCGACGCTGGAAACGGGCGGCGAGGTCGAGGACCTGTTCCTCGAACCGACCGTCCTCTCGGAGTGTACCAACGATATGTCCGCGGCCTGTAACGAGCACTTCGGTCCCGTCGCTCCGGTCATCCCGTTCGAGTCCGACGAGGAAGCTGTGGAACTCGCAAACGACACCGAGTACGGCCTCGCCGCGGGCGTGTACAGCAGTGATGTCGAACACGGTCGGTCCATCGCTGACCAGATCGACGCCGGGATGGTCCACGTCAACGACCACCCGATTCAGGACGAACCCAACGCCCCGTTCGGCGGGATGAAGAACTCCGGCCTCGGCCGGTACAACGGCGAGTGGATCATGGACGAACTGACCGAGACCAAGTGGATTTCCGTCCAGCACGAGGAGCGCGACTACCAGCTGCTCTAAGCCAGTCGATTCGGGGCCACGGCAGTAACCCACAACAGCGGCTCGGTGTCTCCGGGAACACGAAACTTATGCCCGCTTTCGGCTAGCATCGCCTATGGATACGCCGCGACCAAGCGACCGTTCAGCGGAACCGGTCACCGTGGATTCGATAGCACATGACCTCCGGACGCTGGGTCTCGAACGCGGGGAAACAGTACTGGTCCACGGGTCGCTGTCCGAGCTGGGATGGGTCTGTGGTGGCGCACCAGCGGTGGTAGACGCCCTGCAGCGTGTCGTCACCGAAAGCGGGACGGTAGTGATGCCAACGCACTCACCCGGCAACAGGGACCCCGATAATATGGGGAACCCACCAGTCCCAGACTCGTGGGCCGACACAATTCGCGAGCAGTTCCCACCGTACCGACCAGCAGTGACGCCAACGCAGGGAATGGGTGCAATCGCCGAGTGTTTTCGCACGTATCCAGCTGTCCACCGGAGCGACCACCCACAGCATTCATTCGCCGCATGGGGGACCGACGCCGAGGCCATCGCTGGCGGGCACGCCTACGACTACTCGCTCGGGGAAGCCTCACCGCTGTCAGCGGTCTACGACCGTGCCGGGAGAGTCCTGTTTCTTGGAACCTCACATGCGACAAACACCTCGCTGCACCTCGCTGAGTACCGCGCCGATATCGACGCCGACACGACAAAACACGCCAGTGCCGTACTTGCTGAGGGCGAGCGCGAATGGCGCCAGTGGACGGACATCGAACTCACCGATACGGATTTTCAGGCCTGCGGCGATGCATTCGAGCGTGCACACCCCAGCGCCGTCGAGACGGGGACTGTCGGCGTCGGCGAGTCGAAACTCCTCGCACAACAGCCGATGGTGGACTTCGCTGTCGAGTGGCTGACAGCAAATCGTTCGTAGGTATCAGCGACCACGGAGCAGTGCCGGCGTGTCTCAGAACTCGTCGATAACGGGGATGCCGACCGTCTCGTACTCACCCATCGACGAGAGAGTGGCCGGCACGTCTTCGAGTGCGAGCGTCTCCCCGACGATCTGAGAGGGGTCGAGCGTCCCGGCGTCGATGAGCCGGAACAGTTCGTCGTAGCGAACCGGCGGCATCCCGTAGGAGCCGTGGAAGTCGATTTCCTGCAGGGTCATCGTATCCACCGGAAGCGGGATTTCCCCGGCCTCATCGTCAGTCGTGAGCCCGACCTGCACGTGGGTGCCCTGCTTGCCCAGCGAGCCAACAGCGTTGCGACACGTCTCCGCGATACCCAGCGCGTCGATTGCCACATCGGCCCCGCCGTCCGTGACTGCGTGAACCTCACCGGGGACGTTGTCCGCCTCGGCAGCGTTGATTGTCGCCGCCGCGCCGAGGTCCCGCGCCCGGTCGAGTTTGCGGTCCTGGACGTCGACCGCAATCGGTTCGGCCCCGAGCGCATCGGCGATATGGACTGCCGAGAGCCCAACGCCGCCACAGCCGTGAATCGCGACGGCGTCGCCCGGCCTGAGGGTCGCCCGGTCGGTCAGCGCGTGGTACGCCGTCATGAACCGACAGCCGAGCCCGGCCATCTCGGTGAAGTCGACCGCGTCTGGCAGCGTAACGCAGTTGAAATCGGCTTCACGGACAGGGAACGCCTCGGCAAACGCCCCCGGCGCGGCCTCGAGGAAGCCAAGCGGCATCGACGTCTCGCAGATGTTCGCGTGCCCGCGCTGGCAGTACTGACACGACCCGTCCCCGAGGTGGAACGGAACTGTGACGCGGTCCCCTTCAGAGAACTGTTCGACGTCCGCGCCCACGTCGGCGACGACGCCGGCCGGCTCGTGGCCCAGAATCTGCCCCGGTCCGGTCTGGATGCCGAACCACTCCCAGTCCCCCTGCCAAGCGTGCCAGTCGCTCCGGCAGACTCCACAGGCTTCTGTCTCGATGACGACCTGGTCCGGCTGGGGCTCCGGATAGGGCACATCCTGAATCGTGAGCGGTTCGCCGTGCTCCTCAATGACAGCTGCTCGCATACCACAATAGTCACAGGACTATCATAAATACCTATCCACGGGCAGACCTGTTGTGGCTGGCTCAGTGGCGGTGGCTGCACGGTATCGAGAACGCCGCCGTCGAAACGATACCTGACAGCCAGAAGGCTCTGCCACGGTATGGCCGAGTTACGTCGCCGGAGCGTTCTCGGCGACGGTTTCGATGACCGACTCGTCGACGTACTCGTCACGGAGCGTCTGCTTGGAGAACTTCCCGGTCGCACCCTTGGGGATCCCGTCGACCAGACGAATGGCGTCGGGGACCCACCACGACGGATACGACTCGGCGACGAGGTCTTTGATTTCCTGCCGGAGCGCGGCTTCGTCGGACACAGCATCGCGTGTGACGACGAACGCGGCGGGGCGTTCGTCCCACCGTTCGTGGGGGACAGGGACAACGGCGGCTTCGACGACCTCGTCGTGACCCATAACCGCGTTTTCGACCTCGACGCTGGCGATCCACTCGCCGCCGCTCTTGACGAGGTCGTCCATCCGGTCGACTACGTCGACGTACCCCTCCGGACTCACCCGGACAATGTCACCGGTCTTGAACCAGCCGTCGTCGGTGACGGCCTGTTCGGTTGCGTCGGGGGCGTTGTAGTACTCCTGTGTGACCCACGGGCCACGCATCCAGAGTTCGCCCAGCGACTCGCCGTCCCAGGGTACTTCCTCGCCGTCGGTGTTGACGACTTTGAACTCCAGCCCGGCAATCGGAAGCCCCGCGGAGTGGCTCCGCAGGTCGAACAGCTCCTCCTCCGGCAGATCGGTCATTCCGGGCTTGGGTTCGTAGGCGTGCGTGACCGGTGACGTTTCGGTCATGCCGTAGCCGGAGATGAGGTCCACATCGAACTCCTGCTTGTAGTCTTCCATCAGCGACCGCGGCGTCGCGGACCCGCCGCTGGTGAAGTACCGAACCGAGGAGAAGTCCACGTCGGTGTCACGGGCGTACTCTAGCAGGTCCATGAACACGGTCGGGACCGCGGCGGAGACGGTCACGTCCTCTTCCTCGATGAGCTTCGCCAGGTCCTCGGCCGACGGGTTCGGCCCCGGGAGGACCGTCTTGGCTCCGGCAGCGATAGTCGTGAACGGGCGACACCAGCCGCTGACGTGGAACATCGGGACGTACGTCAGTTCCACGTCGTCGGTCTTGATACCGGCCTGACTGGTCATCAGCGCCATGACCTGTGTCCAGTACATCTTCTGGGTGTACTCGACGCCTTTCGGCTTGCCTGTTGTCCCGGACGTGTAGCACATCCCCGCCGGCTGGTCCTCGGGCAGTTGCGGGAAGGAGTAATCGGGGTCGCCGTCGGCGATGAACGATTCGTAGTCGACGACCGGCTCCAGCGACGTTTCGGGGACGGTGTCACCCATCACGATGTACTGCTCGACGGAATCAAAGGCCTCCTCGTCGTAGGCCCCTTCCAGCTTTTCCAGCATGACGGGGTCGACGATGAGGATTTCGTCCTCGGCGTCGGCTACAATGTGTTGAATATGCTCGTCGGGCAGGAGGAGGTTAATCATGTGGACCTGTGCGCCCATGCAGGCGACGCCGTAGTAGGCCTCCTGATGCCAGTGGTTGTTCCAGGCGAACGTCCCGACTCTGTCGCCACGTTCGATACCTGCCTGTTCGAGGGCCGAAGCCAGCTTCCGCACGCGCTCGGCGTACTCCGCTATTGTGTATCGGTGAATCCCCTGATGTGTCCGCGAGACGATCTCGCTGTCGGGGAACACGTTTTCGCCACGCCACAGGAATGACCGGAGGTTGAGTGGTGCACCACCTGGCATACTCCGTGTCAACACACACCGATATGTTAAAACTAGCCCTGCTCGCTGTGGTAACCCTCGACGTGCCACCCACAGTTCGTGGCCAGCGCTGTCTGAAACTGTGAACCAGCGGTAAATTTATACCGGAACCATGTGAAGCGACCCCATGCAGCGACAACGGAGTGATATCCAGTGAGCGAGTCCGTACTGCTCTCCATCACCGACGGCATCGCCACGCTGACGCTGAACGAACCGGAAACGCGGAACGCACTCACACAGCCCGTATACGACGCCTTGGAGCGCCACCTCGATACCATCGAGACTGCGTCCGGTGTTCGGTGTGTCGTCATCGAGGGCACCGGCGAGTCGTTCTCGGCCGGCGGCGACATCGAGGGAATGAGCGAGCGGCTCACGAACGACGACCCGACCGACGACGCCGTCAGCGAACTGGCTCGTCGGACCCGCGACACCATCGCCAGAGTCGTCGCACTGCCGGTCCCGACCGTCGCAAAGGTCGACGGGTCGGCCGTCGGGGCCGGCGCGAACCTCGCTATCGCCTGTGACATCCAGCTGGCGAGCGAGTCGGCCAGCATCGGTTTCGTGTTCCGGCAGGTCGGCCTCAGCGTCGACGCCGGCACGTCGTACCTGCTCCCGCGAGTCGTTGGGACGAACGTCGCAAAGGAGCTGGTGTTCACCGGCGAGATTCTGGATGCCAGGCGAGCCGCAGAACTGGGCCTGTTCAACCACGTCTACGACGCCGAGTCGTTCGAGTCCGAAGTCGAGGCGACCGTCAGCCGTATCGCCAATGGGCCGACCGTTGCCCTCCGACACTCGAAGCGACTGATTCAGGACGGGCTGGAGAAGTCCTTCGACCGCGCCCAGCGCGACGAGGCGACGGCACAGGGCATCGTCTTCGAGACGGCCGACCACGAGGAGGGTGTCGAGGCGTTCCTGACCGACCGCCGACCGGAGTTCGTCGGACGGTGACACGACCCGCAGTTTTTCATGACACGGAGCCAAATCAGACACTATGACTGAACACAGCAGCGACTACTACCAGCGGCTGGTCGACGAAAGTGCACTCGAAGAATTTCTCACAAGGGAAATAGGCCCGGCCGAGACATTCGACGTTGCGCGCCACGAGCAGGGCCACTCCAACGAGACGCTGTTTGTCACCTGGGGCGACCGAGAGCTGGTCGTCAGGCGGCCCCCGCCGGGCCAGACCGCCGAGACAGCCCACGACGTGTTGCGGGAGTATCGCGTCATCGACGCGCTGCAGGACACAGCCGTCCCGGTCCCGCCGACGGTGACGGCCTGTGACGACCAGACGATAATCGGCAGCGATTTCTACGTCATGGCCCGCGTCGAGGGGACCGTCATCCGAGACGACGAGCCGGCGCGCTTCGGGAGCGACGACGCCCGGGCGGCAGTCGGCACCGAGCTGGTCGACACCCTCGCGGCCATCCACGAGGTAGATCCCACAGCCGTCGGCCTATCCGACCTCGGCCGTGCGGACGGGTATGCGAAGCGGCAGGTCGCACGCTGGGGGAAACAGCTGGCCTGGGCGTTCGAGCGGACAGCCGAATCCCGCACCATCCCTGAACTGGAGCGGGTTGGCTCGTGGTTACAGGACGAGTGCCCTGACGACCACCCCAAGACACTGGTGCATGGCGATTACAAGCTCGATAACGTGATGTTCGGCCCCGGTGACGACCCGGAGCTCGCCGCCGTCTTCGACTGGGAGATGGCGACGCTGGGTGACCCGCGGGCCGACCTCGGCTGGCTGCTCTCGTACTGGCGCGACGCCAAGGACCCCGAGCCGGAGATCCCCGACCTCGCCATGGAGTTCATCGAAGCACCGGGCTACCTGACCCGGACGGACCTGGTTGACCGCTGGGAAGCCCAGACCGGCCTGACGTTTGAACACGAGCGGTTCTATCGGACGCTCGCCGTGTACAAGCTCGCCGCCCTTGGTGAGATGTTCTACCGCCGCTATCTGGAGGGCAACGCCGACGACCCGTTCTACCCGCTGATGGAGGACCGCGTCCCCGCGCTGGCCAACCGTGCGGTTCGGATTATTGAGGGCGACGAACCGCTCTAACAGAGACAAAATAAGCGCCGATTTTCGTGTCGAAGTCCCCGTAGATGGCATCGGAGTCTTCATACACAGCCCACCGGGCTTTCTGGCTGGGAATAATCCTCGTCGTCCCACGAGACACAGTCGATACTATGGGGATGATTGATATGTGTTGCAACAGACACTACACGTATGCGAGCTGACCAGCCAGAGATAGCGACAGTTGCAGTGCTCGGTGCGGGAACGATGGGCCACGGCATCGCCGAGGTCGCGGCAATCGCCGGCTACGATGTCGTGCTGCGTGACATCGATGCAGCCATCGTCGAAGACGGCTACGACGAAATCGAGTGGTCGCTCGAAAAGCTCGCCGAGAAGGGACGACTCGACGAGGACCCCGACGACGTGGCGGCGCGGGTCGCGACGACGACCGATCTTGAGGCGGCAGTGAGCGACGCGGATCTGGTCATCGAGGCCGGCCCGGAACAGCTCTCGGTGAAACAGGACATCTTCGAGTCCGTCGACGCCGCAGCGCCCGCGGATGCACTGTTGGCGACGAACAGCTCCTCGCTGTCCATTACAGAGATTGCCGCAGCGACGGAGCGGCCGGAATCGGTGCTGGGTCTGCACTTCTTCAATCCGCCGGTGAAGATGGACCTCGTCGAAGTCATCTACGGCAAGGCAACGACCGACGAGACAGCCCAGCGCGGCTACGAGTTCATCGAATCGCTCGGCAAGACGCCGATATACGTCCGCAAGGACGTGCGTGGGTTTGTCGTCAACTCCGTCCTCGGGCCGTTCATGAGCGAGCCGGCCTGGATGGTCTCGGCGGGCGAGGCGACCATCCGGCAGGCCGATGCCGCGATGGTCCACGAGCGGGGCTACCCGATGGGCCCGTTCGAACTCGGCGACCTGACCGGCATCGACATCGGCTACCACGTCCGGACGGAGGCCGGGAGGCCGGTCCCGCCCATCATGGCGGAGAAAGTCGAGAACGGGAACCTTGGCCGCAAGACCGGCGAGGGCTACTACGACTACGACGACGGGGACGGCTCGGACTACGTCCCTGAAGACAGCGAGGGGTTCGATCACCGCCGCGTCGAGGCAGTGATGGCGAACGAGGCCGCAAAGCTCGTCGGCGACGACGTGGCGACGGCGGAGGCCATCGACACGGGGATGCAACTCGGCGCGGGCTTCCCCGAGGGAACCTGCCGGCGGGCCGACGACATCGGTCTCGACACCATCCTCGAAAAACTCCGAGCGCTCTCCGACGAACACAGTGACGACCGCTACGAGCCGGCCGACTACCTCGTCGAACTCGTCGAGGCCGGCCACACCGGCACGGAAGCGGGCCGGGGCTTCCACGAGTACGACACCGGCGACGGCCTGGGCGACTACCACACCATCAACTGGGAACTCGACGACGATGGCCTGCTGGAAGTGGAACTCGACCGCCCGTCGCGGATGAACGCTATCAGCGAAACCCTCGCGGACGAGGTTGTTGACCTGCTCTCGTCGGTCGATGATGACG
This region includes:
- a CDS encoding DUF362 domain-containing protein; protein product: MNFPDRGDVDALIDPQPLPDFARVQYEPETAAVDDPSAAARTELDRLDFDGLEPGATVAVAVGSRGIHRIDDIVETVVADIRDRGFEPVVVPAMGSHGGATPEGQREVLESLGITESRLDAPIDARMDTAQVDTVTVGDTEFPVHVSTAAQEADAVVVVNRVKPHTNYSGRIESGLMKMTVVGLGKQHGAKAFHSTAIKEGYVETLEAALPVVGSALPLVGGVALVENFHEETAHVEAIPAGSFTDREPALLEQAYDEMATLPVDDIDLLVVDELGKDVSGAGMDTNVIGRYRVLNAPDPDEPSIKLLYARGLTEATKGNGNGIGLADITRQAALDQLDLQKTYANALTSGSTAKAKLPLVAPDDEFAIRTALSALGGYDPDTVRIVWIQTTQDLSTLHVSEPLVDELPAAAEVTDLESLAFSDGTASFTRE
- a CDS encoding EstA family serine hydrolase codes for the protein MPQLSEDAIEQLRAQFDRQLEVGLHHGAQLAVYIDGDLVVDFAGGSTGPDGDETTPETRHVLFSCTKPFAGVGLHQLVEQGELDYDDRVVEHWPEFADDGTQKASITVRQVLSHTAGLPFGEFDEQYESWGDWDAVVAAMEDIEPVFEPGTTPAYHVINYGWLVGELIRRCSGQPVEEYVAEHVFEPLGMDHTGIGLRDDESDDVATLAGYEAFERCHDVEEGLEDPAAYAGAFNQEATHRAVIPAANGIGTARDMARFYACLANGGSLDGTQLLTEATVDEATTTHAETESDGTLSRPARYGLGVWTGGLAADMFGAASKERMFGHAGLGSSFGWGDPELNVGFALVTNGIRDESFEHAARVGQLSDAVRLLLQD
- a CDS encoding IclR family transcriptional regulator; translation: MLENKNGTSEVSTTRTSFEILALIRDAGGATIADIRAETGLAKSTVYRHLKTLHDMDYLVEEDGEYRLSLRFLQLSEPPRIRRPGYLVAKQKVIELAIETDERALFLVEEGFEGVYLHRAGGRNPLQSDTMIGKRRPLHALAAGKAILAEWADERIEEFVETTPLDGLTANTITDRDALFEELEQVREQGYATNMSEHMDGLRAAGVPVYNHEDDLIGALSVFGPSGRVSQTDIESTYPDLLARKASELKIDLTYD
- a CDS encoding acyl-CoA dehydrogenase family protein, whose product is MIDYLGLEGDLGEEERMVRDTARDFVENEVKPDVGQHWIDGTFPTDLITEMGELGFYAPNLDGYGLPGLSETAYGLLLQELEAGDSGLRSMASVQGALVMYPIHAYGSDAQKEEWLPALGSGERVGCFGLTEPEHGSNPSAMETTAERDADGYVLNGSKTWITNAPISDLAVVWAKVTSADGDPVRGFLVETDRDGVTTNKIDEKLSLRASITGEISLQNAHVPEENVLPGVEGMKGPLSCLTQARYGIAWGTVGAAMDCFETAHEYATDREQFGKPIAGYQLQQEKLAEMATQISLGQLLAHRLADLKERGDLRPEQVSMAKRNNARMAREQSRVAREMLGGNGITADYSPMRHLTNLETVYTYEGTHDIHSLIIGHDLTGIPAFE
- a CDS encoding aldehyde dehydrogenase family protein: MSQPDSQTAWDRLYIDGEWRDAGTSETIPVTNPATGDEIAAVPAGTEGDVNDAYQAAEAAQSDWAALSREERNEYVQAMIGVMQERLDEIVELLATESGSVQAKATAEANFAMADFQSALEMVPPEEEVRDSMYHEDKDHHIVREPAGVVGIISPWNFPLHLTTRALGPALALGNTVVIKPATDTPITGGLLLADIAEEAGLPDGVVNVVTGHGSDIGDRMAGHPTARVMSFTGSTAVGRSVASQAGDALALPALELGGNGPFVVTEDADIEAAAKAGSVGAFGHQGQVCISINRHLVHEDVYDEYVEKLVEHAESLTIGNPLDEDVEFGPIINESQVEQLTSFIEQTVDAGATLETGGEVEDLFLEPTVLSECTNDMSAACNEHFGPVAPVIPFESDEEAVELANDTEYGLAAGVYSSDVEHGRSIADQIDAGMVHVNDHPIQDEPNAPFGGMKNSGLGRYNGEWIMDELTETKWISVQHEERDYQLL